The Synechococcus sp. BL107 nucleotide sequence CCCGTTTTGCACCAAGAACCCGGCCAGTGCCGCTTGAACGAGTCGATATTGATCCCAATTGGGATGTAACTCAATGAATTGCACCATGGCCTGCTGCAGAGCCAGAGGAAGTTCCGACTGGAAACTCACCACGCTGTCTTCACCCTCGACGGCCTGTTCCGAACCCGACTGCATCAAAAACTTTCTTACCGCACACCAGTTCTCCACAAGAATCGGACCCCGTCAAGAAAACTCAAATCGAGCGAGTCTTGCAAGACTCCTTCCAAGACTGCTGCGCCAGCAGCGTTCCAGCGCTCGCAAACGCAAGGCATAGAAGATCACTATCGAGTCCCTTGCAAACGTCAAGAAATGGAGTTCAAAGCTTCCGATTTCCACAGAGCTTTGTTGCGGCGGCCGTCCATGCGCCAGGCCTGTGGAAAAACTGTGCAAAGGCGGGGGTCGGGATGGGGAGGGATCAATCAGCCGCCATTGATGAGACCAGCTAATCAATGGGCAATCGTCCCAATGTTCTGACAGCAGCGACCATGGCCACCGCCGAAGACGCAGGCCAGAACCCTTCCACCCCACGCCCCTTCCGCGGCGTCAGAACAAGCGCAAGACTCCACCCCTGGCAATCTCCTGCCAAACACCCCCACCAAATGCCTCGATCCAGCTCCAGTTCGATGGCCTCCTCGGCCATGAGCTGATTCTTCAACGCCAAGTGCTGGGTCTCAAGGGTTGAAACGAGCGCCACTAATTCGTTCCATTCAGGCTCTGTGAGCTCGAAGGCCCAGCCCTCTCCTCCGACAAGAATGCTGAACTCTCCCCTTGAAGGGTCCCGGGCCAAACGCCATCCGGGACCTTCCTGCAAAATCACGGAAATCAGCCAGGCAACAAATCAGGCTGATCTTGCTCGTCGCTCAACTCAACGATGGCGCGCTGCACTGGCTTCACACTCGACTCCTCCAGCAATCCATCGAAGTCGTCGAAACGCCGTTGCTTCGCCCGAAATGCAATGCGCACTGTGGTGAGATAACGATTACTGGATTGCCGAATCAGGCTCTCGCCTCGCTTGGCGAGATCACTTGAATCAACCCCTGCCGAAATCACAAGCCAACTGCATTCAATAAATCATCTTAATCGTTGATCACGACGATTCACTCAGGCGAGCTGATCGCTATGAAAAGGCACATGCATTGGATAAGACCGCTGCCGTGAACCAGAGCCCCGCAACACGATCTGGTGCCCCAGACCGAGGGCTCCCAGTGGCGCGCGTAGATAACCAAGAAGCGCACTCACTTCCTCAAGGTGCGCATCATCAAGACACTCAATGCGCACACTGCCCCAGCTGCGACGCATGCGACAGCCATACAGCGGTTGCAAAAGCTGCTGGATGGCGGGTTCCTCGCGATAAAAGGAGAAAATCAACCGCTGTAGGCGATCCATCAGCACCAATCCCGTTACTCTCAAGCTGACTTCAACGTGCACCCATCGCGATGGGACACAGCGTGGGAGAAGAAAAGCTTCAACATTCAGCCGGCCGTGGGGGGACCCTGGCCATTGATTTGGGAAGCACCACAACAGTGGTGGCCTTTCAATCGCCAGATACTCCAACAGCACAGCTGGTGGAGCTTTCTCCGATTAGCCGACGCCCAGGAGAAGTGCCAAGCCTGGTCTGGGATAACGGCGAGCAGCCCTTGATAGGCCATCAGGTGATCGAGGCAAAGCTCATTGACTCCAATGATTCAAGGCTTCACCGGGATTTCAAACGTCTGATCGGAACAAAGAACACCCCGGAACACAACCGCGCCTGCTGGGCAGGACAACAGCTACTGCGAGACATCTGGCAAAGGCTCCCCCACGGCCTCAACATCGAGCGGCTTGTGCTTTCGGCTCCGGTGGAGAGCTACCGCACCTACCGAAGCTGGCTCGTGGAAGCGAGTGATGCCCTTCCCGTCAAAGAAATTGCCCTAGTTGATGAGCCCACAGCCGCCGCATTGGGCGCTGGTTTACCGCCAGGCTCGCGGATGTTGGTCGTGGATCTTGGTGGCAGCACCCTCGATCTGGCGCTGGTGTCCCTGGAAGGCGGCGAAGGCAAAGCCGCTCCGATCGCCCAGCTCTTGCGGCTGGGTGGACGGAGCCTTGGGGGTAAGAGCGGCCAAAAACTACGCACAGCGAAGGTGCTCGGAAAGTCGGGGCTGCGGGTAGGTGGTCGTGATGTCGATCGTTGGATCGTGGATGCTTGCTGCCCAAATCAGCCGGTGACCTCATCGTTACTCAACGCTGCAGAGCGTCTGAAATGTCGTCTCAGCAGCAGTGACGTGACCGATCGAGACCAGTTGCTGGAGATCACAGCGGACGAGCAACAACTCAGCCTTCGCCTGTCTCGCCGGGAGCTCGATCGACTCCTCGAACAGCACGGCTTCGACACAGTTCTGGCAGAACTCATGGAAACCACCCTCGCTGGAGGACGACGAAACAACTGCCACCTCGAGGATCTTGAGGGTGTCGTGGCGGTTGGTGGCGGAGCCCAACTGCCTTGGCTGCGCCGATGGCTGGCCGAGAACACGGCCCCAGCCCCTTTACTCACCCCACCACCGGTTGAGGCAGTAGCGCTCGGGGCACTCAAGCTCACCCCTGGAGTCTCAATTCGAGATGTCTTGAAAAACGGTGTCTCGGTCCGAACCTGGGATCAACGCACCAATCGACATCACTGGCATCCCCTTTTCGTCGCTGGCCAGCCTTGGCCCAGCCAAGACCCCCTCGAACTGATTCTTGCCGCCAGTCGGACTGGACAACGCAGCATTGAACTGGTCTTAGCCGAGCCCTTAACCCAAGGCAGACACAATGTTGTATTCGTGAATGGATTGCCGACTGTGCGGGAGATCGAGACCAGTGAGAGCGACCATCAACCCTGGCCGAACGATCCCCTGGTCTTACCCCTTTCTCCACCTGGCGAAGTCGGACAAGACTGTCTCCATCTGCAATGGTCGA carries:
- a CDS encoding DUF2811 domain-containing protein — protein: MQSGSEQAVEGEDSVVSFQSELPLALQQAMVQFIELHPNWDQYRLVQAALAGFLVQNGIESREITRVYVGNMFRRESLLHGA
- a CDS encoding DUF1818 family protein, with product MILQEGPGWRLARDPSRGEFSILVGGEGWAFELTEPEWNELVALVSTLETQHLALKNQLMAEEAIELELDRGIWWGCLAGDCQGWSLALVLTPRKGRGVEGFWPASSAVAMVAAVRTLGRLPID
- a CDS encoding DNA-directed RNA polymerase subunit omega yields the protein MISAGVDSSDLAKRGESLIRQSSNRYLTTVRIAFRAKQRRFDDFDGLLEESSVKPVQRAIVELSDEQDQPDLLPG
- a CDS encoding Hsp70 family protein, with the translated sequence MGHSVGEEKLQHSAGRGGTLAIDLGSTTTVVAFQSPDTPTAQLVELSPISRRPGEVPSLVWDNGEQPLIGHQVIEAKLIDSNDSRLHRDFKRLIGTKNTPEHNRACWAGQQLLRDIWQRLPHGLNIERLVLSAPVESYRTYRSWLVEASDALPVKEIALVDEPTAAALGAGLPPGSRMLVVDLGGSTLDLALVSLEGGEGKAAPIAQLLRLGGRSLGGKSGQKLRTAKVLGKSGLRVGGRDVDRWIVDACCPNQPVTSSLLNAAERLKCRLSSSDVTDRDQLLEITADEQQLSLRLSRRELDRLLEQHGFDTVLAELMETTLAGGRRNNCHLEDLEGVVAVGGGAQLPWLRRWLAENTAPAPLLTPPPVEAVALGALKLTPGVSIRDVLKNGVSVRTWDQRTNRHHWHPLFVAGQPWPSQDPLELILAASRTGQRSIELVLAEPLTQGRHNVVFVNGLPTVREIETSESDHQPWPNDPLVLPLSPPGEVGQDCLHLQWSIDADAQLQLIVRDLRSEEQHPTMTLGTVR